In Xenopus tropicalis strain Nigerian chromosome 5, UCB_Xtro_10.0, whole genome shotgun sequence, one genomic interval encodes:
- the mycn gene encoding N-myc proto-oncogene protein (The RefSeq protein has 1 non-frameshifting indel compared to this genomic sequence) — protein sequence MPGLVSRNLDLEFDSLQPCFYPDEDDFYLCGPDSAPPGEDIWKKFELLPTPPLSPSRSGLHGDPLSPGLPGDYGDSLDWASELLLLPPETDLLGGSGWGELGLSPCNVKSIIIQDCMWSGFSAREKLERAVSEKLGKASCTAEPAIPHPPSSTVGSTVSGRGVDMNNPAAHCVDPAVVFPFPFNKGESCRTAPAGSAASSANPPPCTTTSVPAAATARSCTQPCSTSCSSGEESHSDSDDDEEEEEEEEEEEDDEEEEIDVVTVEKRRNSSNKSVTSLTITVRPKNTILVSAKTTQNEVILKRCAPVHQQHNYAAPSPYVETEEVAPPQKKQKNELPRLVKSVVPTKAKSSSPRNYDSEDSERRRNHNILERQRRNDLRSSFLTLRDHVPELIKNEKAAKVVILKKATEYVHSLHADEQKLLLEKEKLQLRQQQLVKRIEHLRTC from the exons ATGCCAGGGTTGGTGAGCAGAAACCTGGATCTGGAGTTTGACTCCCTGCAACCTTGCTTCTACCCGGATGAAGATGATTTTTACCTGTGTGGCCCAGACTCTGCCCCCCCAGGGGAAGACATCTGGAAGAAGTTTGAATTGCTTCCTACACCCCCACTTTCCCCCAGTCGTTCTGGGCTGCATGGTGATCCTCTCTCTCCAGGCCTGCCTGGGGATTATGGGGATTCATTGGACTGGGCATCTGAGCTGTTGCTGTTGCCTCCAGAGACTGATCTACTAGGAGGTTCTGGCTGGGGAGAACTTGGACTATCCCCCTGCAATGTAAAATCCATCATTATCCAGGACTGTATGTGGAGTGGCTTCTCTGCCCGGGAGAAGCTGGAGAGGGCAGTCAGCGAGAAGCTGGGCAAAGCATCATGCACCGCAGAGCCAGCCATTCCTCACCCACCTAGTTCAACAGTGGGCAGCACTGTGTCAGGGCGTGGGGTGGACATGAATAATCCAGCAGCACATTGTGTTGATCCAGCCGTGGTCTTTCCATTCCCATTCAACAAGGGGGAGAGCTGCAGGACTGCCCCGGCTGGTTCTGCTGCCAGCAGTGCCAATCCTCCACCCTGCACAACCACATCTGTGCCAGCCGCCGCTACAGCTAGGAGCTGCACCCAGCCTTGCTCAACCAGCTGCAGCTCTGGTGAGGAAAGTCACAGTGACTCTG atgatgatgaagaagaagaagaagaggaggaggaagaggatgaCGAAGAGGAAGAAATTGATGTGGTCACAGTTGAGAAAAGGCGCAACTCCTCCAACAAATCTGTAACGTCTCTTACAATCACCGTACGACCTAAAAACACCATCTTGGTGTCTGCCAAGACCACGCAGAATGAGGTGATCCTCAAGCGATGCGCTCCAGTCCATCAGCAGCACAATTACGCAGCTCCCTCACCATACGTGGAGACAGAAGAGGTGGCTCCACCTCAAAAAAAGCAGAAGAATGAATTGCCGCGCCTAGTAAAGAGCGTGGTGCCAACCAAGGCAAAAAGCTCCAGTCCTCGCAATTACGACTCTGAGGACAGCGAAAGACGGCGGAACCACAACATATTGGAACGCCAACGGCGCAATGACTTGAGGTCGAGTTTCCTGACATTAAGGGACCATGTACCAGAACTCATTAAAAACGAGAAAGCAGCTAAAGTCGTCATCCTGAAAAAAGCCACTGAGTACGTTCATTCCCTGCACGCCGACGAACAGAAACTCTTACTGGAAAAAGAAAAACTGCAGCTCCGACAGCAACAATTGGTCAAGAGAATCGAACACTTGCGGACTTGCTAA